The genomic region aacctactccagtactcttgcctggaaaatccaatggacagaagagcctggtaggctgcagtccatggggtcactaagagtcagacacgactgagcgacttcactttcactttccacttccatgcattggagaaggaaatgacaacccaatccagtgttcttgcctggagaatcccatggacggagaagcctggtaggctgcagtccatggggtcgcacagagtcggacacgactgaagcgatgcagcaatACTATGATGACTCATTATTGATTTTTATCTCTGATAGTAActaatgaattattattattacatactttggtaatatatgtttatttattacttttagatTATTAATGTATAAACTATAAGAGTAGAAGACCATGATTAATAAACTATTCAGTAAACACTCTAAGGAAATACACAAAAATGtcattgatattttattatgCTGATACCATTCTAAGCATACAATGAAGAGAATATAATGCCTTCTTAAGAGGGTATTTTGGGTCTAATCCATCTATCTTGAAGATTTTGTTAAATATCTTCCTTACCAGTCCAACAATGCAGgccttaaacttaaaaaaaaaagtacaattataaatttttagacttaattttatttagtctttaggaataataaagcataataaaaaCATTGTAGAAGgtagttaaaataataaaacaatgttgATCTTTCATATGCAAACTCTGAAATTCTTTGAATATTCTCTTATAAAACACTAATGTCAGTAAATAGGAAAACATTACACATAACTAAAGCAGCTGGAAAAAGAGCAAGTATTTCTTAGATCTCAGAATGAAATTGCAATGTAgaccctttcattttcttttcataatcCTCTTCAAATCTTTCATACTAGACTACAGTAAACTGATTTTTCCAGTCTCCTGAAACACCTGAAAAGAAAGATGAGGTGGTAAATTTTAAACTAATGTTAAAAATTTCTAATATCAATTTTAAGCTTAATTACTAGCTTGTATTTTTAGACCTCTAACTTTATACTGCCATATCTACTCCATAACTCTGTTCTTCACCTCCTACTCCCACTCCCAGACTCTTAGACCTTCCTAATTTTCCAAAAATCTCCGTGGGTTTTTCCAATATCTTATATAAAGAAATAACTTGTTGAATAGCTTCAGGAAATGTCACTGAGAGAAAAATCCAATGTCTCAAAATCTTTACTCTTTGATTTTAAGAGCTTGATTAATAAAGGACCAGAAAGCTTTtcagacattttaaaactatcttttccagtgtaaaatgataaaaagttaCTAAAGTTATTAAAAAGTTTCTATGATCAAGTAAGATTTAGAAACTACTATATTCAATGTAATTAAAtctatttcattattattgtattgtTCTTTCAATCTTCTTGATACTAACCACATCTAAAACCTTAAAGGAAGAAATAGGAAGTAGTATTTATAATGCATATCTGATAGAAACAATGTCATTTTCATAGGGCAATTAAGAAGACACATTTGGAAGCCCAGTTttagagaaaaaatgaagaaaacatgcCAAAACAACCATCAATCTGGCCTAAGACTTCTTAACcttgacattttatttatgtatatctcCACTGTTGATATTTGAAGTCAGCCAGTTCTTTGCTGGGGAGGATGTGGGGGTTGTCCTGTGCATTGTGGGAGGTTTTAGCACCATCCTTAGCCTCTATACATTGGAAGCCAACAGCGAACCCCTAGTCATGATCACCAGCAATGACTTCAAATGTTGTCAAACATCCCCTGGGAGGCAAAATCATACCTGGCCAAGATCCAGATATTCCCAGCAAGGCTTATCCATTGCACAGTTCCTAACCTCCTAAAAATATCTCTAGAATGTACTGATGCATTATAATTACAATTTCCTTTAATAGTGCCTTTACAGGTTCTCATCAAAACATCTGTTCCTCCAAAACTGTCTtagattatattaatatttactctCTTCTTCACTGTAAAAAGATTTTACACCTATGTCCATTGTAGCATGTTGTGTGATTCCTCCTTGCCTCATTAACTTTGGGCTGGGATTTTTTGTATGCTTTGGCCAAAGGAATTTGAATGTATGTGGTATATAGCACATATGAACAGAAACTTTAAAGGGCCTGGCAAGTTTCCAACATCTTTCttgatctttctctcttttttgaggGCATAGCTCACAAAAGGGCAGCTCTTTCAGTCTgggtttcagaaagagaaaacataagaGGCAGAGCCCATGAGAGTCAAACAAAACTAATCAGAgtcaaaaagaaatgaacaaaattgcTGCAGCCACAGTTGGCCAACATACaacaatattaaacaaaaaacaaatcccTAAGCTACTGAGATTCTTGGGGTTGTTTGTTTTAGCAAAGATGACTAATGCATACGCAACTAACAGAATTTATCAATCTCATCATAAGGacaaagacatacacacacattttgttcattcacttagtcgtgtccaactacagcattctgggcttccctgtccttcaccatcttccagattTTGCTCACATtcgtgtccgttgagttggtgatgccatccaaccatacacacacacacacacacacacacacacacacttcaactCAACATATATTCAGTAAAGGAATATTTTGTGCAAAATGTTGACTACAGTTCAATACTTGAGTATGCAATGATTTATCATAATCATAGAAACAATCTCAAGGAATTGGATTTTCTttcatggtaacccactccagtactctttcttgccttgaaaatcccatggacagaggagcctggtaggctacagtccatggggtcacaaagagtcggacatgactaagcgacttcactttcatttttcattaatttattcccaGCATTATTTAAGCTAGTTACCAACCATAGCAAAAATTTTAGGGAATATGAAGAATATCTAGATAATTCAGACAAATAACAGTTATCCTTCTGATACATCATTGAATGTCAAAATCTATACTTATCAACACATAGAttcttgaataaacattttttactaGGAAGCTTGTCTTACATGTTAGacttacaataataataaatatttttgccatgaattatttcctttaataatttttttcataaaactttCTCCCCAACATACTTAATCTCTTCCCATTTACTTTGATATTGTTCTTATCTGCCTACATACAATGTCCATAATATTACTATCAATTTGTATAGAAgctaatatataatgtatataaagctACCTTTTCTCATGAAGGGAGACACAGAATGGTCCATACAAAATTTTGGCATAGTGGTATAATTTGCACTAGGATTTTGCTTCATCATATCAAAGGAGCTATGATAGAGGATTTTATCCACAGTTTCTTCTGGAAGGTCTTTATCTAGAAATTTTAATAACTTCTGAATTTCACACTTTGGAtcctaaaaaatattataaagaaacaGGATTATTTCAGGTAGATTTAGTCATGAAGTAAGCAATGCATTTTATAAGGATCCACATATCAATGTGtcagaggaaatatttttat from Bos indicus x Bos taurus breed Angus x Brahman F1 hybrid chromosome 6, Bos_hybrid_MaternalHap_v2.0, whole genome shotgun sequence harbors:
- the LOC113894728 gene encoding sulfotransferase 1 family member D1-like; protein product: MMVYVARNANDVAVSYYYFYQMAKMHPDPGTWEEFLDKFMTGKVAFGSWYDHVKGWWEKKKHYRILYLFYEDMKQDPKCEIQKLLKFLDKDLPEETVDKILYHSSFDMMKQNPSANYTTMPKFCMDHSVSPFMRKGVSGDWKNQFTVV